The Streptomyces sp. CC0208 genome window below encodes:
- a CDS encoding ATP-binding protein codes for MPMGSRAEDGDCTERDGQWTRVGFALAGDDGCIARARRHAADFLARLRDEYGRDISSYTVGTIQLVVSELVTNALKYAPGPVVMELRSTGARVEVVVGDSNPALPSALPTDPDRVGRHGLEIVRAVTQGLDIQRLAVGKRITALIALTGTPGPAPLARPC; via the coding sequence ATGCCGATGGGTTCGCGAGCCGAGGACGGGGACTGTACCGAGCGCGACGGCCAGTGGACACGCGTCGGCTTCGCCCTGGCCGGGGACGACGGATGCATCGCCCGGGCCAGGCGCCACGCGGCCGACTTCCTCGCCCGGCTCCGGGACGAGTACGGCCGGGACATCTCGTCGTACACCGTGGGGACGATCCAGCTCGTCGTCAGTGAGCTGGTCACCAACGCCCTCAAATACGCCCCCGGGCCTGTCGTCATGGAGTTGCGCAGCACCGGTGCCCGGGTGGAGGTCGTCGTCGGGGACAGCAACCCCGCACTGCCGTCGGCGCTGCCCACCGACCCGGACCGCGTCGGCCGGCACGGCCTGGAGATCGTCAGGGCCGTCACCCAGGGCCTCGACATCCAGCGGCTGGCAGTCGGCAAGCGCATCACCGCCCTGATCGCCCTGACCGGCACTCCCGGTCCCGCGCCCCTGGCACGCCCGTGCTGA
- a CDS encoding STAS domain-containing protein, which yields MTDISPTERPERLCVARTTADGIRVVTLRGDIDHDVKDALTTALLPPDGADDGQAPRVVADLSGVTFLDSTGINVFVQVHQQVSTAQGWLRLAAARESVTRVFELVGLDTVIACHPTVEQALNP from the coding sequence GTGACCGACATATCGCCAACAGAGCGACCAGAGCGGCTGTGCGTCGCGCGCACGACTGCCGACGGCATCCGCGTGGTGACCCTGCGCGGGGACATCGACCACGATGTCAAGGACGCCCTGACCACGGCACTGCTCCCCCCGGACGGTGCTGACGACGGTCAGGCACCCCGTGTCGTGGCGGATCTCAGCGGCGTGACCTTCCTGGACTCCACCGGCATCAATGTCTTCGTCCAGGTCCACCAACAGGTCAGCACGGCCCAGGGGTGGCTGCGCCTGGCCGCGGCCCGGGAGTCGGTGACACGGGTGTTCGAACTCGTCGGCCTGGACACCGTCATCGCCTGCCATCCCACGGTCGAGCAGGCCCTGAACCCCTGA
- a CDS encoding PP2C family protein-serine/threonine phosphatase, with the protein MEGADLELGELLAAAEAAPPGESVDVVARDLQKRFGAERVSFLFVDLIGQRLVRLAAAGADGTDGAEPIELQGSLYDSVLRSQRQHVEPDGQGGRRVITPVTNRGDCLGVLEVTLQCADDTVLRQVRDAAHALAYIIVTDGRFTDLYHLGRRTTKTSLAAEIQHQLLPSAPCCEAVQFTLAAGLVPADDIGGDTYDYTLDGDTLHLSITDAMGHDTNSALLATLLVGALRQARRSGCDALKQADHAHQALLSHSRGLATGQLLCVDLETGLCELVNAGHPWPLRLREGTVEEVKLAVNLPFGVAAPSSYRLQQLQLRPGDRLILLTDGMLERGAAAADLTSVMHDTRELHPREAVRALTAAVLDACHGSLRDDATVLILDWHGGQRRPAEQA; encoded by the coding sequence GTGGAGGGTGCAGATCTGGAACTGGGCGAATTGTTGGCCGCTGCGGAAGCGGCCCCGCCCGGTGAGTCCGTCGACGTCGTGGCGCGCGACCTGCAGAAGCGGTTCGGTGCGGAGCGGGTGTCGTTCCTCTTCGTCGACCTCATCGGTCAGCGCTTGGTACGGCTGGCCGCGGCGGGAGCCGACGGCACGGACGGTGCCGAGCCCATCGAGCTGCAGGGCAGTCTCTACGACAGCGTGCTGCGGAGCCAGCGCCAGCACGTGGAACCGGACGGCCAGGGCGGACGGCGCGTCATCACGCCGGTCACCAACCGCGGCGACTGCCTCGGCGTCCTGGAGGTGACCCTGCAGTGCGCCGACGACACCGTGCTGCGGCAGGTCCGCGACGCGGCACACGCGCTGGCCTACATCATCGTCACGGACGGGCGCTTCACCGACCTCTACCACCTGGGCCGGCGCACCACGAAGACCAGCCTGGCCGCGGAGATCCAGCACCAGCTGCTCCCCTCGGCGCCCTGCTGCGAGGCGGTCCAGTTCACCCTGGCCGCCGGGCTGGTGCCGGCGGACGACATCGGCGGCGACACCTACGACTACACCCTCGACGGCGACACCCTGCATCTGTCCATCACCGACGCCATGGGTCACGACACGAACTCCGCTCTGCTGGCCACCCTGCTGGTCGGTGCGCTGCGGCAGGCGCGCCGCAGCGGCTGCGACGCCCTCAAGCAGGCCGACCACGCCCATCAGGCCCTGCTGAGCCACAGCCGCGGGCTGGCCACCGGGCAGTTGCTGTGCGTCGACCTGGAGACGGGCCTGTGCGAACTGGTCAACGCCGGCCACCCCTGGCCGCTGCGGCTGCGTGAGGGCACCGTCGAGGAGGTGAAGCTCGCCGTCAATCTGCCGTTCGGCGTGGCGGCACCCTCGTCCTACCGCCTCCAACAGCTGCAACTGCGTCCCGGAGACCGTCTGATCCTGCTCACCGACGGCATGCTGGAACGCGGTGCCGCGGCGGCGGACCTGACCTCGGTGATGCACGACACCCGTGAGCTGCATCCGAGAGAAGCCGTCAGAGCCCTGACCGCCGCGGTGCTCGATGCCTGCCATGGCAGCCTTCGGGACGATGCCACGGTCCTGATCCTGGACTGGCACGGCGGACAACGCCGACCGGCCGAACAAGCATGA